A region from the Salvelinus fontinalis isolate EN_2023a chromosome 23, ASM2944872v1, whole genome shotgun sequence genome encodes:
- the LOC129820995 gene encoding probable ribonuclease ZC3H12C — translation MGLKDHLEDETDHILNLGLDLDYLHVEGTDRQASLSATVGTHSGALEGDETEVGGTHSSVSSSSISSSSSCSNSSEESAASDSEDERGVQHGSGSDAHTTHPHPCHPARQGLAQSPHSRDPKHSTNPFTEYRSKMEFALKLGYSEELVLLVVRKLGPDALINDILGELVKLGTKSETDQAGGSATSHLPSSSSLSSSSLDSCRLDCSSQLLLDDKENIRPVVVDGSNVAMSHGNKEVFSCHGIQLAVDWFLERGHRDITVFVPAWRKEQSRPDTLITDQEILRHLEKDKILVFTPSRRVQGRRVVCYDDRFIVKLAYESDGIIVSNDNYRDLANEKPEWKKFIDERLLMYTFVNDKFMPPDDPLGRHGPSLENFLRKRPVIPEHRKQQCPYGKKCTYGHKCKFFHPERGSQPQRAVADELRAKNSSSSSTSSSKRVGEALMVKSHSMSSSSRVDGTPDPHQAPPKRQSDPSLCAPPYNDLLEEHLGRRTKAEARRGSSSSSSSNCSSSLLASAPGGPPSSHGFSLQDWGNTSSRAPGLSGLGHSKSYSTCESPELSYHSLMRAYSSLSLVVPRSPDRLFPADLRTGSLVSDCSSEGSVSSDSFSPDPLLDDSLKCHYPHPHHHHHHCPSCYPHHPNHPPPGLTQHPHGGSHHGYPHAQSSLEDPPSYLHHFKAQLSYLPPHIQQPSVGSHSGCSGNYPPQTLSQTSSPHSLSHNSPLGHNLGGSTWQDNNSLYKQSHVHPRRIYPGPGQEQQLARWDPHYQHPPQACYEPFTFQSLPEGRKQPWHSPWPRGTHSPHPQSLSSSHPPPLTHPSTAPQHQEPPALGRYQDVRENVFVNLCNIFPPELVRVVMVRNPHVMDAQQLAAAILAEKSQAGY, via the exons ATGGGCCTGAAGGACCATCTGGAGGATGAAACAGACCACAtcctcaacctggggctggattTGGACTACCTCCACGTGGAAGGCACCGACCGCCAGGCCAGCTTGAGTGCCACAGTCGGCACACACTCAGGAGCCTTGGAGGGGGACGAGACGGAGGTAGGAGGCACCCATAGCAGTGTCAGTAGTAGCAGcatcagcagtagtagtagttgtagtaactCCTCTGAAGAGAGTGCTGCGTCGGACAGCGAGGATGAGCGGGGGGTCCAACATGGCTCTGGTTCTGACGCTCATACCACCCACCCGCACCCCTGTCACCCTGCTAGGCAGGGCCTGGCACAGAGCCCCCATTCTAGGGACCCAaaacactctaccaaccccttcACAGAGTACCGCTCCAAGATGGAGTTTGCCCTGAAGCTGGGCTACTCTGAGGAGCTGGTTCTGCTGGTTGTGCGGAAGCTAGGGCCTGACGCCCTCATTAATGACATACTGGGAGAACTGGTCAAACTGGGCACCAAGTCAGAGACGGATCAGGCTGGGGGGTCGGCCACCTCCCActtgccctcctcctcctccttatcctcctcctctctggacTCCTGCAGGCTGGACTGCTCCTCCCAGCTGCTGTTGGATGACAAGGAGAACATCAGACCTGTGGTGGTGGATGGGAGTAATGTAGCCATGAG CCATGGGAATAAGGAAGTGTTCTCCTGTCACGGCATCCAGCTGGCTGTTGATTGGTTCCTGGAGCGTGGTCACCGTGACATCACTGTGTTTGTTCCCGCCTGGAGAAAGGAACAGTCCAGACCGGACACCCTCATCACAG accaGGAGATATTGCGGCATCTAGAGAAAGACAAGATCCTTGTGTTCACTCCCTCTCGTCGGGTCCAGGGCCGCCGGGTGGTCTGCTATGACGACCGCTTCATCGTCAAGCTGGCCTACGAGTCCGACGGCATCATCGTCTCTAACGACAACTACCGGGACCTGGCCAATGAGAAGCCAGAGTGGAAGAAGTTCATTGACGAGCGGTTGCTCATGTATACGTTCGTCAATGACAA GTTCATGCCTCCTGATGATCCTCTGGGTCGCCATGGTCCCAGTCTGGAGAACTTCCTGAGGAAGAGACCAGTTATCCCAGAACACAGGAAGCAGCAATGTCCCTATG GGAAGAAGTGCACTTACGGCCACAAGTGTAAGTTCTTCCACCCTGAGAGAGGCAGTCAGCCCCAACGCGCTGTGGCCGACGAGCTGCGTGCCAAGAACTCctcttcatcctctacctcttcctccaaAAGGGTGGGTGAGGCTCTGATGGTGAAGAGTCACAGCATGTCCAGCAGCTCCAGGGTAGACGGGACCCCAGACCCCCACCAAGCTCCCCCAAAGAGGCAGTCGGACCCCAGCCTTTGCGCCCCCCCCTACAACGACCTCCTGGAAGAGCATCTGGGCAGAAGGACTAAAGCAGAGGCCCGCAGagggagtagcagcagcagtagcagcaactGCAGCAGCAGCCTCTTGGCTTCTGCTCCTGGGGGACCTCCTTCCAGCCACGGCTTCTCTCTTCAGGACTGGGGGAACACCTCCTCCAGAGCTCCAGGGCTGTCGGGGCTTGGTCACTCAAAGTCATACTCCACGTGTGAATCCCCGGAGCTAAGCTACCACTCCCTGATGAGGGCCTACTCCAGCCTAAGCCTGGTAGTGCCGCGGAGCCCCGATCGGCTGTTCCCGGCTGACCTACGGACGGGCTCACTGGTGTCTGACTGCAGCAGCGAGGGCAGCGTGAGCTCAGACTCCTTCTCCCCTGATCCCCTGCTGGATGACAGCCTCAAGTGCCACTATCCCCacccccatcaccaccaccatcactgcCCTAGCTGCTACCCACATCACCCCAACCACCCACCCCCTGGTCTGACCCAGCACCCCCATGGAGGCTCCCACCATGGCTACCCTCATGCTCAAAGCAGCCTGGAGGATCCTCCCTCCTACCTCCACCACTTCAAGGCACAGCTCTCCTACCTTCCTCCCCATATTCAGCAACCGTCTGTGGGGAGCCACTCTGGCTGTTCTGGGAACTACCCTCCCCAAACTCTATCCCAGACCTCAagcccccactccctctctcacaaCTCTCCTCTGGGGCATAACCTGGGGGGCTCCACCTGGCAGGACAACAACAGCCTCTACAAGCAATCCCATGTCCACCCAAGGAGGATCTACCCTGGGCCAGGACAGGAGCAGCAACTGGCCAGATGGGACCCCCACTACCAGCATCCCCCCCAGGCCTGCTACGAGCCTTTCACTTTCCAGTCCCTGCCTGAGGGCCGCAAACAACCCTGGCACTCGCCCTGGCCCAGGGGGACACACTCTCCCCATCCTCAATCCCtttcctcctcccatcctccaccTCTTACCCACCCCTCCACGGCCCCCCAGCACCAGGAGCCCCCTGCCCTGGGCAGATACCAGGATGTGAGGGAGAATGTGTTTGTCAACCTGTGTAACATCTTCCCCCCAGAGCTGGTGAGGGTGGTGATGGTGAGGAACCCCCATGTGATGGACGCCCAGCAGCTGGCTGCAGCCATCCTGGCTGAGAAGTCCCAGGCTGGCTACTGA